The Mycolicibacterium aurum genome segment ACGAAGAGCGTTGCCCTCCCCCGTGATTCGAGGAACAGCGCTCGGTCGTACAGGCCACCCGGCACGAACCCGAGGGGTGCGCTTCCTGCCGCCGCGACTGCCTCCCGCAGCGTACCCAGCGCCATCCCGAACCAGCTGTCGATCTCGGAGACGTCGATGGTGGCGCCTACGGACCACACCGCGAACGCCGGCTTGAGATGCAACTCCACATGGGCGGGCGTCGTTACGGGCGAGAGCAATTCGCGCAGCGCGCCAACGGCGTCACGAGTCTGCTGAAGCTGCTCCTCCATCTGTTCGAGATGGGTGGTGATGATCTCGGTACGGGCCGCGGCGTCTTCTGTGCTCAGCAGTGCCTTGATGTCGGGAATGGACATGCCCAGGGACCGGAACCGGCGGATGATGTGTGCAGAATCGACCTGGCCGGTGTCGTAGACGCGGTAGCCGGTATGGGAGTCGATGTGGGCTGGTTCGAGGATGCCGATCTCGTGGTAATGCCGTAGCGCCTTCCTACTCAGGCTGGTCATCACTGCGAAGTCACCGATCGAGACCCGTGCGCCCATGGCATCCTCCTGTGCAATCTGTCACCCTGCCTTATCGGGTATGGCCATCGTGCAGTTTCCCCCTAGGGCAAGGTCAAGTCTGCGGCGCGAGTCCGGTGATTGCGTACGAGGCCGCCATCGGCTGGCAGCAGCGAGCGAAATGCTTCCGTGGAGAGCCTCAGGCGCGGCAGGCGGGCGCCCAGGAAAGAATTCTCCGGCCGAGGCTTGACCTTCCCCTTGGGGGAAGATCCAACGTGGGGTCATGACCACAGAATGGGATGCACTCCCCGACACCATAAAAACGTTCATGACCGCGATCGATGGCCGTGAGGTAGACACAGCGCTGGCCACACTCACCACTGATGCCGTGGTGACCGACGAAGGCCACGACTACAAGGGACATGACGAGATCGGCGCGTGGGTGGCCACCGCGGCCGCCGAGTACACCTACACCACCGCATTCACCGGCGCGACGGTGCTCGAACAGAAGACCGGTACGACTGTCGACGTCGGGCAGCACCTGGAGGGCAACTTCCCGGGCGGGGTCGCCGACCTGCACTACCGCTTCACCCTCGACGGCGCTGTGATCAGCCGGGTGGTGATCGAGCCATGACGCGGCGTTGGTTCATCACCGGAGGCACCCCCGGCAACTTCGGGATGGCGTTCGCCGAGACCGCACTCGAGGCCGGCGACCGTGTGGCACTCACCTCCCGGCGCCCGCAGGAGCTGGACACTTGGGCGCAGCAGTACGGCGACCGCGTTCTCGTTGTGCCGCTGGAACTCACCGACGCGGCCCAGGTGCAACGTGCGGTGCGTGACGCAGAGGAGCACTTCGGCGGCATCGACGTGCTGGTCAACAACGCCGGACGCGGTTGGTACGGATCGATCGAAGGAATGGACGAGTCCTCGTTGCGGGCGATGTTCGAGCTGAACTTCTTCGCCGTGCTGTCGGTGACCCGTGCGGTGCTGCCGGGAATGCGCGCCCGCGGGAACGGGTGGATCGTCAACGTGTCGTCGGTGGCGGGGCTGGTTTCGGCGCCCGGATTCGGCTTCTACAGCGCGACGAAGTACGCCATCGAGGCGATCACCGATGCCCTGCGCGACGAGGTGGCCGCTCAGGGCATCTCCGTCTTGACAGTCGAACCAGGTGCGTTCCGCACCAACGCCTACGCCGGCTTCGCGAACGAGCCCGTCGAGGAGGCGATTCCGCAGTACCACGACATGCTGGAGCAGGTCCGCGCCGCCTTCGTCGAGATGGACGGCACGCAACCCGGCGATCCGCACCGCGGTGCCCGTGCGGTGATCGCAGCGATGGCTCAAGATCCGCCTCCGCGCCGCCTGGTCCTGGGTAATAGCGGCTACGACGCTGTCACCGATGCGCTGCAGCAGACCCTCGCCGACATCCAGAGGAACGAAACTCTATCTCGCAGTGCGGATTTCCCCGCCTGAATGTGCTGACCGCAGGACGGTAGGTCGGTGACTAGGTGCTTACATCAACTAGTGTGCGCCGCTGTTGGCTGAACTCGAGCAATGGCCAGTCGGACACGCAGTGACAATCCCATTCCAGCCGCACTGAGAACCCGACACAACCCTCCGGCCCGCTCGCGCCTCGCTGCCGCCTTGGTCTCCGGCAGGCCGCACCCGCTCACTTGGCGGCTTCGGCATTCTGCAAGGTCTAGCGTGGGCGCATGGGTTTGTTCAGCCATGAAGAGTTCCGCGACCCGGACGAGGGCGTTGCTAGCGGCGCTAGTGGTGGGGCCGTTGAGAGGGCTCGCGGTGCTGATGTTGACGAATTCGGGTCAGATCATCCGGTGGTCGTTGGTCCGGGGTTACCGCCCGAGGATGGTTCTTGCGGTCAGTTCGCCGTGCAGTTTCACGTGTCGACGTCAATGCTGGTCGGGTTGACACGTATTGCTCGTATGCGCGGGGTGAGCGTGCCGGAGGTGTGCCGGCAGGTTGTCGGTGTGTTTGTCGCCCAGCAGGAGGGCGAATTGGGTGCGTTGCTCGCTGCTGAGGCCGAAGTGGCGGACTACCGGCCGAGTTTGGGTGACGCGTAGGCGCACCCCGCTGGGGTAGATCACTCGGTCAGTGTCGTCGGCCGCCACTTGGACCGGCGTGGGTCCGAAAGACCCGGCACGCGGCTTCCGTGGGAGTGGTCCATTTCGGCGCTGACCAGAGGCCGGCCTCCAGTGCTACCGCTGGCTCGATGGGCGGAATCTCTCCGACATGTCCATCTGGACATCAGACGGACATGTCATTTGAGAATTTGGACTTCAAACTTGAAAGGCCACAACCCCCTACTGCGTCCTTGGCATGTTCGCGAACCTCGACAGGTGCAGCTGGTTGGTGACGGTGACCGTTCTGGTCGGGCCGTTACGGTGTTTGGCCACAATGAGATCCGCCTCGCCGCCGCGGGGGTCGTCGCTGTCGAACGCGTCCGGGCGGTGCAGCAGGATCACCATGTCGGCGTCCTGCTCGATTGAGCCGGACTCACGTAGATCGGCGAGCATCGGCTTCTTGTCGGTGCGCTGTTCCGGACCGCGGTTGAGCTGACTCATCGCGATCACCGGCACCTGCAGCTCCTTGGCCAGAAGCTTGAGCTGCCTGGAGAATTCCGAGACTTCCTGCTGGCGTGACTCGACCTTCTTACCCGACGTCATCAGCTGGAGGTAGTCGATGACGATCAACCGAAGGCCAGCCTTCTGACTGAGCCGGCGCGCCTTCGCGCGAATCTCCATCATCGTCAGGTTCGGCGAATCGTCGATATAGAGCGGCGCTTCGCTGATCTCGCTCATCCGGCGGGCCAGGCGCGTCCAGTCGTCGTCGCTCATCCGACCCGACCGCATGTCGGCAAGCTTGATCTTCGCCTCCGCCGACAGCAGACGCATGACGATCTCGGTCTTGCTCATTTCCAGGGAGAACACGACGCTGGCCATCTGATGCTTGATCGAGCACGAGCGCAGGAAGTCCAGGCCCAGCGTGGAGTTGTGCGTCGGCACCATCGATCGACCGGCCAGGTACATGTGATCGTCATTGTCGACTTCTACGCACCGCACAGGCACGCTCGGCACCGGACGCACGTCGACGATGAACCGCGAGTTCGACCGCACCGCGCTGGCAGCACGTCGTTCCTTGTGCAGCAGGTCTTTACGGTGCAATCCGAAGACCGAGTCGGCCGCCGAGAAATTGACCAGGTAGGCCGTCGAGGATGCTTCTGTACGACCCTTTACCGCCTTGGTGGCCATCTGGCAGCGGTAACCCAGCGAGACGACCAACTCCGCAACGTCGGTCGCCAGGCGCTCATCGGTGACGCAGAACTGCACCGCACCGCCGTTGGTCACCGTGCCGTCCGTGTCGAGCAAGCCCGCGAGCAACGCCCGCCGCTGCGCCTCGGAGGCGCGCAGATACTGCATCGGGATGTGCTTCTGTCCGAGCACGCCGAGCGTCCGCAGCCGTGCCTGAACAGTACCCACCGCGTTGCGGCAACCTTGGCACATCCTGAGGCCACACGACGGTCCGCCGCATCGCGAACACGTCGGCGCCGCAACGGGTTCTGACACGAAGCGAGCACGTCCCCCGCACGAGCGTCCACACGTACGAACTTGGCTCGTCTGCGGCACGAACGCAGTACCGCACACGACGCACTCTCGCGAGGCGACCGGCTCGGCCGGTGCCCACTGCAGTCCGTATCGCATCGGCGCGCTGGGCGCTGGGACGGTGACCAACCCTTCCGCCTCGATCCGCATCAGGATCTCGGGGTCAACCGTGGTGATCTGCGCGGCCGTCGAGGTGCCGTCCCCCAGCCAGGCCCCCAGCGTGTACGGCGGCACGAGTAGGTCGGCGTCCTCGCCCTGCAGCGGCGCGGTGTTGACGACCGAGTGGTTGAGCCGGCGATCCGCCGTCGGGCACCGCAAGGTCTCCGCGATCTCGCGTGTGGTCCGCACCGCGGCGGACACCTGGCCCGCGGATCGACGGGACGCACGGGTGTCGGTCAACCACTGGTGCTGCTCGTCGGCGACCAGAACTGTGCCATCCGAGAATTCGACCTCGTAGCAAGGCCGCCCGAGCATGACCTCGGTGGCAGCCACCACCCGCGTCGGCCGGCCGTCCGCGCCGATCAGCTGTTCGCCGACGGCGACGTCGGCCATCGTCGTCCACCCGGTCGGTGTCGGCAGCAGCGTATCGATCTTCAGCGCCTTCCCCATACCGGGACGCGCGGCGATGACGATCATCTGGCCGGCGTGCAGCCCGTTGGTCAGCTCGTCGAGGTCGTGGAAACCGGTGGGCACGCCTTTCGAGATGCCGCCCGACGACGCGATCGAGTCGATCTCGTCCATGGTGGGCTGCAGCAGCTCCTCCAGGACGACGAAATCTTCGGAGGCCCGCCGCTCGGTGACGTCGTAGATCTCGGCCTGCGCGCGGTCCACGACGTCGTTGACGTCGGCTCCGTCGGCGCCTGCGTACCCGTACTGCACCACCCGGGTGCCCGCCTCCACGAGGCGGCGCAGCAGCGACTTCTCGGCCACGATCTCGGCGTAATAGCCGGCATTGGCTGCGGTCGGCACCGTCGAGATGAGCGTGTGCAGATACGGCGCCCCGCCGACGCGGCGCAGCAGCCCGCGCCGGTCCAGTTCAGCGGCGACGGTGACGGCGTCGGCCGGCTCCCCGCGGCTGTACAGATCCAGGACGGCGTCGTAGACGAGTTGGTTTCCGGGCCGGTAGAAGTCGCCGGGCCGCAGCCGTTCCAGGACGTCGGCGATCGCATCCTTGCTCAGCAGCATGCCGCCCAGCACCGCCTGCTCGGCGGCGAGATCCTGCGGGGGCTGGCGCCCGAAATCCTCGCTGGGGGGCGGCTCAGCCTGCCGGGAATCCCTACGGTCTCCGGGACGACCCAAGTCATCTACCAC includes the following:
- a CDS encoding MerR family transcriptional regulator encodes the protein MGARVSIGDFAVMTSLSRKALRHYHEIGILEPAHIDSHTGYRVYDTGQVDSAHIIRRFRSLGMSIPDIKALLSTEDAAARTEIITTHLEQMEEQLQQTRDAVGALRELLSPVTTPAHVELHLKPAFAVWSVGATIDVSEIDSWFGMALGTLREAVAAAGSAPLGFVPGGLYDRALFLESRGRATLFVPAPQSAHPPEGVRAEVLPQAEFAVLTHSGGHDGIDRSYGALGKHVNEHLISDQGPIREHYIGSTPSEPYNFTATEICWPIFSTTPPSE
- the dnaB gene encoding replicative DNA helicase, with product MAVVDDLGRPGDRRDSRQAEPPPSEDFGRQPPQDLAAEQAVLGGMLLSKDAIADVLERLRPGDFYRPGNQLVYDAVLDLYSRGEPADAVTVAAELDRRGLLRRVGGAPYLHTLISTVPTAANAGYYAEIVAEKSLLRRLVEAGTRVVQYGYAGADGADVNDVVDRAQAEIYDVTERRASEDFVVLEELLQPTMDEIDSIASSGGISKGVPTGFHDLDELTNGLHAGQMIVIAARPGMGKALKIDTLLPTPTGWTTMADVAVGEQLIGADGRPTRVVAATEVMLGRPCYEVEFSDGTVLVADEQHQWLTDTRASRRSAGQVSAAVRTTREIAETLRCPTADRRLNHSVVNTAPLQGEDADLLVPPYTLGAWLGDGTSTAAQITTVDPEILMRIEAEGLVTVPAPSAPMRYGLQWAPAEPVASRECVVCGTAFVPQTSQVRTCGRSCGGRARFVSEPVAAPTCSRCGGPSCGLRMCQGCRNAVGTVQARLRTLGVLGQKHIPMQYLRASEAQRRALLAGLLDTDGTVTNGGAVQFCVTDERLATDVAELVVSLGYRCQMATKAVKGRTEASSTAYLVNFSAADSVFGLHRKDLLHKERRAASAVRSNSRFIVDVRPVPSVPVRCVEVDNDDHMYLAGRSMVPTHNSTLGLDFLRSCSIKHQMASVVFSLEMSKTEIVMRLLSAEAKIKLADMRSGRMSDDDWTRLARRMSEISEAPLYIDDSPNLTMMEIRAKARRLSQKAGLRLIVIDYLQLMTSGKKVESRQQEVSEFSRQLKLLAKELQVPVIAMSQLNRGPEQRTDKKPMLADLRESGSIEQDADMVILLHRPDAFDSDDPRGGEADLIVAKHRNGPTRTVTVTNQLHLSRFANMPRTQ
- a CDS encoding SDR family NAD(P)-dependent oxidoreductase, yielding MTRRWFITGGTPGNFGMAFAETALEAGDRVALTSRRPQELDTWAQQYGDRVLVVPLELTDAAQVQRAVRDAEEHFGGIDVLVNNAGRGWYGSIEGMDESSLRAMFELNFFAVLSVTRAVLPGMRARGNGWIVNVSSVAGLVSAPGFGFYSATKYAIEAITDALRDEVAAQGISVLTVEPGAFRTNAYAGFANEPVEEAIPQYHDMLEQVRAAFVEMDGTQPGDPHRGARAVIAAMAQDPPPRRLVLGNSGYDAVTDALQQTLADIQRNETLSRSADFPA
- a CDS encoding nuclear transport factor 2 family protein, encoding MTAIDGREVDTALATLTTDAVVTDEGHDYKGHDEIGAWVATAAAEYTYTTAFTGATVLEQKTGTTVDVGQHLEGNFPGGVADLHYRFTLDGAVISRVVIEP